One window from the genome of Gemmatimonas sp. encodes:
- a CDS encoding four helix bundle protein — protein MAHNPHALQVVQRAFALSVDVHRLADRCHESMARVSPGMRNQLLRAVNSIALNLAEGAGYQSPSRTASFCTTAIGSCNEVELQLRLARALNAIPDDYDVLIDEVVEIRKMSYGFRKHVMGRRDKAAPP, from the coding sequence ATGGCACACAACCCTCATGCGCTTCAGGTAGTGCAGCGCGCCTTCGCGCTCTCCGTAGATGTGCATCGACTCGCGGACCGATGCCACGAGTCGATGGCGCGAGTGTCACCCGGCATGCGCAACCAGCTGCTGAGGGCGGTCAACTCCATTGCGCTCAACCTGGCGGAAGGTGCCGGGTATCAGTCGCCCTCGAGAACGGCATCGTTCTGTACGACGGCAATAGGTTCGTGCAACGAGGTCGAGCTTCAACTGCGCCTCGCGCGTGCACTCAACGCGATCCCGGACGACTACGATGTGCTGATCGACGAAGTGGTCGAGATCAGAAAGATGTCGTACGGCTTCCGGAAGCATGTCATGGGCAGGCGAGACAAGGCCGCACCCCCCTGA
- the rpoC gene encoding DNA-directed RNA polymerase subunit beta' — MIDFRSSREARASAFDYMSVRIASPEEIRGPKDPKERERLEMAGLRTWWSWGEVTKPETINYRSFKPEKDGLFCERIFGPVKDWECHCGKYKRIRYRGVICDRCGVEVTLSKVRRERMGHIELAVPVAHIWFFKTLPSPMGNLLDVTLRDLEKVIYYSNYIVIEPGNQEVRERQLLDEDEYLTLRQKAKAEGDTAFQCDIGAPAVRELLKRLDVDKTAEELRGSVVGETSQHRKKQMLKRLKIVDAFRTSGEGGEIRNRPEWMILDVIPVIPPDLRPLVPLDGGRFATSDLNDLYRRVINRNNRLQKLISHRAPEVILRNEKRMLQEAVDALFDNGRRSKAIRGRGKRPLKSLSDMLKGKQGRFRQNLLGKRVDYSGRSVIVVGPELKLHQCGLPKAMALELFKPFIIHKLVESGEAETVKRAKKIVERENAMVYEVLEGIIKDHPVLLNRAPTLHRLGIQAFEPVLVEGKAIRIHPLVTTAFNADFDGDQMAVHVPLSFEAQIEARVLMLSSNNILKPSDGRPVAEPSQDIVLGCYVATKAPSADFDKKKEDPNFVKTLPAYASSSEVEMAIANGRANYQTPIRWRLETESGSEWIGTTAGRVMFNGIVPKALPFLNKDMKKKALGELVFESYRSAGLAETVAMLDRLKEFGFRNATRGGVSIGIEDLHIPKEKQVLLTEASERVERFQRAYATGNITNGERYNKVIDTWTHANTDIADAMVKTMRESQGGFNPVFMMFDSGSRGSRDQIRQLAGMRGLMAKPQKKLTGGIGEIIENPIKSNFREGLSVLEYFSSTHGARKGLADTALKTADAGYLTRRLVDVAQDMTIAEEDCGTILGIDTAALKEGEDVIEPLAERLVGNVAAEDVYDPMERDEAGRPRLLVEAGSLISEETAQGIEDAGIETVKIRSVLTCEAKRGLCRMCYGRNLATMQMVDLGEAVGIIAAQSIGEPGTQLTLRTFHVGGTAARIAEQTARKTKKAGVIEFGDRLVTVVNPDGQKVVTSYEGELIIKASADKNAAIEARLQVPLGAYLMVEDGQAVKKEDTVFTWDPYSNPIIADVEGTVRFVDLVEDESLAEELDELTGLRQRVVIEDREKKLHPHIEIWQNKGGKEKRVRDFILPVGAVITIEDGEEIKAGTILAKISREAYKTRDITGGLPRVAELFEARRPKDPATISEVDGFVRFGEIKRGKREVFVRPAVIDRGVWQVDESQAEQVYEVPSGKHLRVHEGDRVRAGDRISEGPVNPHDILRIKGPRAVQEYLLNEVQEVYRLQGVKINDKHIGVIVKQMLQKVRIVESGDTEMLEGEHVDRAVFRETNEDAKKRKITPATAEPLLLGITKASLTTQSFVSAASFQETTRVLTDAAIRGSRDDLLGLKENIIIGHLIPAGTGMYRYQEVDVESDALPEPEPLPDAIEPNFDALLPSFEPSAFTMPDE, encoded by the coding sequence ATGATCGATTTCCGCAGCTCGCGCGAAGCCCGCGCGTCGGCGTTCGACTACATGTCGGTCCGCATCGCTTCTCCGGAAGAGATCCGCGGCCCGAAGGACCCCAAGGAGCGCGAGCGGTTGGAGATGGCCGGCTTGCGCACCTGGTGGTCGTGGGGCGAAGTCACGAAGCCCGAAACCATCAATTACCGCTCCTTCAAGCCCGAGAAGGACGGCCTGTTCTGCGAGCGCATCTTCGGTCCCGTAAAGGACTGGGAATGCCATTGCGGCAAGTACAAGCGCATCCGCTACCGCGGCGTGATCTGCGACCGCTGCGGCGTGGAAGTCACGCTCAGCAAGGTGCGGCGCGAGCGCATGGGTCATATCGAACTGGCCGTGCCGGTTGCGCACATCTGGTTCTTCAAGACCCTGCCGAGCCCCATGGGCAACCTGCTCGACGTCACGCTGCGTGACCTCGAGAAGGTGATCTACTACAGCAACTACATCGTCATTGAGCCGGGCAATCAGGAGGTGCGTGAGCGCCAACTGCTCGACGAAGACGAGTACCTCACGCTGCGCCAGAAGGCCAAGGCCGAGGGTGACACGGCGTTCCAGTGCGACATCGGCGCGCCGGCCGTGCGTGAACTGCTCAAGCGCCTCGACGTCGACAAGACGGCCGAGGAGCTGCGGGGCTCCGTGGTGGGCGAGACGAGCCAGCATCGCAAGAAGCAGATGCTCAAGCGTCTCAAGATCGTCGATGCCTTCCGCACGTCGGGCGAGGGCGGCGAAATCCGCAACCGTCCGGAGTGGATGATCCTCGACGTCATCCCGGTCATCCCGCCCGACCTCCGTCCGCTCGTGCCGCTCGATGGCGGCCGCTTCGCGACGTCGGACCTGAACGACCTGTACCGCCGCGTCATCAATCGCAACAACCGCCTGCAGAAGCTCATCTCGCACCGTGCGCCGGAAGTCATCCTGCGCAACGAGAAGCGCATGCTGCAGGAAGCGGTCGACGCGCTGTTCGACAACGGGCGCCGCTCGAAGGCCATCCGTGGCCGCGGCAAGCGCCCGCTCAAGTCGCTCTCCGACATGCTCAAGGGCAAGCAGGGCCGGTTCCGTCAGAACCTGCTCGGCAAGCGCGTGGACTACTCGGGCCGTTCGGTCATCGTCGTGGGACCGGAGCTCAAGCTGCACCAGTGCGGCCTGCCCAAGGCCATGGCGCTCGAGCTCTTCAAGCCGTTCATCATCCACAAGCTGGTGGAGAGCGGCGAGGCGGAGACGGTGAAGCGCGCCAAGAAGATCGTGGAGCGCGAGAACGCGATGGTCTACGAGGTGCTGGAAGGCATCATCAAGGACCACCCCGTGCTGCTCAACCGCGCCCCCACGCTCCACCGTCTGGGCATTCAGGCGTTCGAGCCGGTGCTGGTGGAAGGCAAGGCCATTCGTATTCACCCGCTCGTAACGACGGCGTTCAACGCCGACTTCGACGGTGACCAGATGGCCGTGCACGTGCCGCTGTCGTTCGAGGCGCAGATCGAGGCGCGCGTGCTCATGCTCTCCTCGAACAACATCCTCAAGCCCTCGGACGGCCGTCCGGTGGCCGAGCCGTCGCAGGACATCGTGCTTGGCTGCTACGTCGCCACCAAGGCGCCGTCGGCCGACTTCGACAAGAAGAAGGAAGATCCCAATTTCGTGAAGACGCTGCCGGCCTACGCCAGCTCGTCGGAAGTGGAAATGGCGATCGCCAACGGTCGGGCCAACTACCAGACGCCGATCCGCTGGCGCCTGGAAACCGAGTCGGGCTCGGAGTGGATTGGCACCACCGCCGGGCGTGTCATGTTCAACGGCATCGTCCCGAAGGCGCTGCCGTTCCTGAACAAGGACATGAAGAAGAAGGCGCTCGGGGAACTCGTGTTCGAGAGCTACCGCTCGGCGGGGCTCGCGGAAACGGTGGCCATGCTTGACCGTCTCAAGGAGTTCGGCTTCCGCAACGCGACGCGCGGCGGCGTCTCCATCGGCATCGAAGACCTGCACATTCCCAAGGAGAAGCAGGTCCTGCTCACCGAGGCGTCGGAGCGCGTAGAGCGCTTCCAGCGCGCCTACGCGACGGGCAACATCACGAACGGTGAACGCTACAACAAGGTCATCGACACGTGGACGCACGCGAACACCGACATTGCCGACGCCATGGTGAAGACCATGCGCGAGTCGCAGGGCGGGTTCAACCCGGTGTTCATGATGTTCGACTCCGGTTCTCGTGGTAGCCGCGACCAGATCCGTCAGCTGGCGGGTATGCGCGGCCTCATGGCGAAGCCGCAGAAGAAGCTCACGGGTGGTATCGGCGAAATCATCGAAAACCCGATCAAGTCGAACTTCCGTGAAGGGCTGTCGGTGCTCGAGTACTTCTCGTCCACACACGGTGCGCGTAAGGGTCTCGCGGACACGGCGCTCAAGACGGCCGACGCCGGGTACCTCACGCGTCGTCTGGTGGACGTGGCCCAGGACATGACGATTGCCGAGGAGGATTGCGGCACGATCCTGGGCATCGATACGGCAGCGCTGAAGGAAGGCGAAGACGTGATCGAGCCGCTCGCCGAGCGTCTCGTCGGCAACGTGGCGGCCGAGGATGTGTACGATCCGATGGAACGCGATGAGGCGGGGCGTCCGCGCCTGCTCGTCGAGGCGGGCTCGCTCATTTCGGAGGAAACGGCGCAGGGCATCGAGGACGCGGGCATCGAAACGGTGAAGATCCGTTCCGTGCTCACCTGCGAAGCCAAGCGCGGCCTCTGCCGCATGTGCTACGGCCGCAACCTGGCCACCATGCAGATGGTGGATCTGGGCGAGGCGGTGGGCATCATTGCCGCGCAGTCGATCGGCGAACCGGGAACGCAGCTGACGCTCCGCACCTTCCACGTGGGTGGAACGGCAGCGCGTATCGCCGAGCAGACGGCGCGCAAGACCAAGAAGGCCGGTGTCATCGAGTTCGGCGACCGTCTCGTGACCGTCGTCAACCCGGACGGCCAGAAGGTCGTGACGTCGTACGAGGGCGAGCTCATCATCAAGGCGTCGGCCGACAAGAACGCGGCGATCGAGGCGCGCCTGCAGGTGCCGCTCGGCGCGTACCTCATGGTCGAGGACGGCCAGGCCGTGAAGAAGGAAGACACGGTGTTCACGTGGGACCCGTACTCGAATCCGATCATCGCGGACGTCGAGGGAACCGTGCGCTTCGTGGACCTCGTGGAAGACGAATCGCTGGCCGAGGAGCTCGACGAACTCACGGGTCTCCGTCAGCGCGTCGTGATCGAAGACCGCGAAAAGAAGCTGCACCCGCACATCGAGATCTGGCAGAACAAGGGCGGCAAGGAGAAGCGCGTGCGCGACTTCATCCTGCCCGTGGGCGCCGTGATCACGATCGAGGACGGCGAGGAGATCAAGGCGGGCACCATTCTGGCCAAGATCAGCCGCGAGGCGTACAAGACTCGCGACATCACGGGTGGTCTGCCGCGCGTGGCCGAGCTCTTCGAGGCGCGCCGGCCGAAGGACCCGGCGACGATCTCCGAGGTGGACGGGTTCGTGCGGTTCGGCGAGATCAAGCGCGGCAAGCGCGAGGTGTTCGTGCGCCCGGCGGTCATCGACCGCGGCGTGTGGCAGGTGGACGAAAGCCAGGCGGAGCAGGTGTACGAAGTGCCGTCCGGCAAGCACCTGCGCGTGCACGAGGGCGACCGCGTGCGCGCCGGCGACCGCATCAGCGAGGGCCCGGTCAACCCGCACGACATTCTCCGCATCAAGGGGCCGCGCGCCGTGCAGGAATACCTCCTGAACGAAGTGCAGGAGGTCTACCGCCTGCAGGGCGTGAAGATCAACGACAAGCACATCGGCGTGATCGTCAAGCAGATGTTGCAGAAGGTGCGTATCGTGGAGTCGGGCGACACCGAGATGCTCGAGGGCGAGCATGTCGATCGCGCGGTCTTCCGCGAGACGAACGAGGACGCCAAGAAGCGGAAGATCACGCCGGCCACGGCGGAGCCCCTGCTGCTCGGTATCACGAAGGCCTCGCTCACCACGCAGTCGTTCGTGTCGGCGGCCTCCTTCCAGGAGACCACGCGCGTCCTCACCGACGCGGCCATTCGTGGCTCGCGCGACGACCTGCTGGGGCTCAAGGAGAACATCATCATCGGTCACCTCATCCCGGCCGGTACGGGCATGTACCGCTACCAGGAAGTGGACGTTGAGAGCGATGCGCTCCCCGAGCCGGAGCCGCTGCCGGACGCGATCGAGCCCAATTTCGATGCGCTGCTGCCGAGCTTCGAACCGTCGGCGTTCACGATGCCGGACGAGTAA
- the rpoB gene encoding DNA-directed RNA polymerase subunit beta encodes MNQISFAKLETGMDMPHLLDIQTRAFESLLQLDAAQQEREDVGLERVFKDLFPITDVHENFSLEFVRYSLGEPKYTVAECIERDMTYSAPLKATLQLVIFEDTGDGKRPRNIIEKEVYLGELPLLTELGTFVINGAERVIVSQLHRSPGVVFEESTHPNGQRLLSSRIIPFRGSWVEFTVDIHDVIYVHIDKKKKFPATALLRAFGYGENRDILRLFFAERELDLMKKRETRNDIREVLGAIIAEDITLEGEVTAEDAPKPKTKKAKAERERNEAALLVREGDELTEEVLNRLVRQGVKKIKVFASYTQIDLRDEQDAIDRGEREVRRTLARDVIDADTGEVVADKDTALTDAVIKKIRKADIVKVFVFVASGRAESTLIKNTLAKDPTKHEEEALKQIYALLRPGDAPNRETAKQALERLFFSPKRYDLGRVGRYKINQRLRLNTPMSTTVLTKEDFVEIMRQLVELHEGRGDVDDIDQLGNRRIRSVGELIANQFSVGLSRMARLVKERMSINTDPEKISLDDLVNARTVSAVIQAFFGSSQLSQFMDQTNPLAELTHKRRLSALGPGGLTRERAGFEVRDVHYSQYGRMCPIETPEGPNIGLITSLACFARVNDLGFIETPYRIVKDGRVTGEIVWLDANREEDAIIAQANSKLNPDGTFVDGLVLSRKRGDLPLVPPTDIDYMDVAPEQLVSIAAALIPFLEHDDANRALMGSNMQRQAVPLLNPATPLVGTGLEATVAVDSGAVIIARRAGIVTSVTADEIIVDAGLIAGNVETDRPLARLGQLDRYKLKKYWRTNQDTAINQRPLVTMGQQVAKGEVLADGAATEMGQLALGRNVTVAFMPWYGHNFEDAIVLSERLVKFDVFSSIHIQELELHVRDTKRGQEEITREIPNVAEESLVDLDERGIVRIGAQVKPGDILVGKITPKGETELSPEEKLLTAIFGEKAKDVKDSSLKVPPGMEGTVIDVKIFSRVEDQVVEKDRGERIGEVRRLEGEEKIRVNEVRDAELATLLTGETIQLALKAGTVEEAIPAGTVLTAEMLAGLRFATLDLKTFRVEKKAANERVREIIDAANEEKSRIEERAEERIDRILQPDELPPGVIQLVKVYLAEKRKISVGDKMAGRHGNKGIVARIVPEEDMPFLPNGRPVDIVLNPLGVPSRMNVGQILETHLGWAAKLLNFYAKTPVFEGANEREIGLLLKLAGLRWARETLVLGEAASDATPAEVKALLADIKPDRRLPDKVELLADANLNDFNAKGMSPETKALFSKVKGFVTAAARTLAERETAAVQAAIAVHRAGDELPGDATAASAAAAIASLEAEAALSPADTLRRIGQPALAALLAGESDVDAAAAELIRLAGLTPTGKAKLRDGRTGEFFTSPVTVGEIYMLKLSHLVDDKIHARSIGPYSLVTQQPLAGKAQFGGQRFGEMEVWALEAYGAAHTLQEILTVKSDDVNGRSRVYEAIVKGQNLPEPGIPESFNVLVKELQALGIKVTLGASDGTGVELIDAGGNSNGGEE; translated from the coding sequence TGCATCGAGCGCGACATGACTTACTCGGCCCCACTCAAGGCCACCCTCCAGCTCGTCATTTTCGAGGATACCGGCGACGGCAAGCGTCCCCGGAACATCATCGAGAAGGAAGTCTATCTCGGTGAACTGCCGCTCCTCACCGAGCTCGGCACCTTCGTCATCAATGGCGCCGAGCGCGTCATTGTCTCGCAGCTGCATCGCTCGCCGGGCGTGGTGTTCGAGGAGAGCACGCACCCCAACGGCCAGCGTCTGCTGTCGTCGCGGATCATTCCGTTCCGCGGTTCGTGGGTCGAGTTCACCGTGGACATCCACGACGTGATCTACGTCCACATCGACAAGAAAAAGAAGTTCCCCGCCACGGCGCTGCTCCGGGCCTTCGGCTACGGCGAAAACCGCGACATCCTGCGGCTCTTCTTCGCCGAGCGCGAGCTCGACCTCATGAAGAAGCGCGAAACGCGCAACGACATCCGTGAAGTGCTCGGCGCCATCATCGCCGAGGACATCACGCTCGAGGGTGAAGTCACCGCCGAGGATGCGCCGAAGCCGAAGACCAAGAAGGCCAAGGCCGAACGTGAGCGCAACGAAGCGGCGCTGCTCGTGCGCGAGGGCGATGAGCTCACCGAAGAGGTGCTCAATCGCCTTGTGCGCCAGGGCGTCAAGAAGATCAAGGTCTTCGCCTCGTACACCCAGATCGACCTGCGCGACGAACAGGACGCGATCGACCGGGGAGAGCGCGAAGTGCGCCGCACCCTGGCCCGCGACGTGATCGACGCCGACACCGGTGAAGTCGTGGCCGACAAGGACACGGCCCTCACCGACGCCGTCATCAAGAAGATCCGCAAGGCGGACATCGTGAAGGTGTTCGTGTTCGTCGCCTCCGGCCGCGCCGAGTCGACGCTCATCAAGAACACGCTGGCCAAGGATCCGACCAAGCACGAAGAAGAGGCACTCAAGCAGATCTACGCGCTGCTGCGCCCGGGTGACGCACCCAATCGCGAAACGGCCAAGCAGGCGCTCGAGCGCCTGTTCTTCTCGCCCAAGCGCTATGACCTCGGGCGCGTGGGCCGCTACAAGATCAACCAGCGCCTGCGCCTCAACACGCCCATGAGCACCACGGTCCTCACGAAGGAAGACTTCGTGGAGATCATGCGCCAGCTCGTCGAGCTGCACGAGGGTCGCGGCGATGTGGACGACATCGATCAGCTGGGCAACCGCCGCATCCGCTCGGTGGGCGAGCTGATCGCGAACCAGTTCTCCGTCGGCCTCTCGCGCATGGCGCGCCTGGTCAAGGAGCGCATGTCGATCAACACCGACCCCGAGAAGATCTCGCTCGATGACCTCGTCAACGCCCGCACGGTGTCGGCCGTCATCCAGGCGTTCTTCGGGTCGTCGCAGCTGTCGCAGTTCATGGACCAGACCAACCCGCTCGCCGAGCTGACGCACAAGCGGCGTCTGTCGGCGCTCGGACCGGGCGGCCTCACGCGCGAGCGCGCCGGCTTCGAAGTCCGTGACGTGCACTATTCGCAGTACGGGCGCATGTGCCCCATCGAGACGCCGGAAGGTCCGAACATCGGCCTCATCACGTCGCTCGCCTGCTTCGCCCGCGTGAACGATCTCGGCTTCATCGAGACCCCGTACCGCATCGTGAAGGATGGGCGCGTGACCGGCGAGATCGTGTGGCTCGACGCGAACCGCGAGGAAGACGCGATCATCGCGCAGGCCAACTCGAAGCTCAATCCCGACGGTACCTTCGTCGACGGGCTGGTGCTGTCGCGCAAGCGCGGTGACCTGCCGCTCGTGCCGCCCACGGACATCGACTACATGGACGTGGCGCCGGAGCAGCTGGTGTCCATTGCCGCGGCGCTGATTCCGTTCCTCGAGCACGACGACGCCAACCGCGCGCTCATGGGCTCGAACATGCAACGCCAGGCCGTGCCGCTGCTCAACCCGGCCACGCCGCTGGTGGGCACGGGCCTCGAGGCCACGGTGGCCGTGGACTCCGGCGCGGTGATCATCGCGCGCCGGGCGGGGATCGTCACGAGCGTCACCGCCGACGAGATCATCGTGGACGCAGGGCTCATCGCCGGGAACGTGGAAACCGACCGACCGCTGGCGCGGCTGGGCCAGCTCGATCGCTACAAGCTCAAGAAGTACTGGCGTACCAACCAGGACACGGCCATCAACCAGCGCCCGCTGGTCACGATGGGACAGCAGGTCGCGAAGGGCGAAGTGCTCGCCGACGGCGCCGCCACCGAAATGGGGCAGCTGGCGCTCGGCCGCAACGTCACCGTGGCCTTCATGCCCTGGTACGGCCACAACTTCGAAGATGCCATCGTGCTCTCCGAGCGCCTGGTCAAGTTCGACGTGTTCTCGTCGATCCACATCCAGGAGCTCGAACTGCACGTGCGCGATACGAAGCGCGGGCAGGAAGAGATCACGCGCGAAATTCCGAACGTCGCCGAGGAGTCGCTGGTCGACCTCGACGAGCGCGGCATCGTGCGGATCGGCGCGCAGGTGAAGCCCGGGGATATCCTCGTCGGCAAGATCACGCCGAAGGGCGAAACCGAGCTGTCGCCGGAAGAGAAGCTGCTCACGGCCATCTTCGGTGAGAAGGCGAAGGACGTGAAGGACAGCTCGCTCAAGGTGCCGCCCGGCATGGAAGGCACCGTGATCGACGTCAAGATCTTCTCGCGCGTGGAAGATCAGGTGGTGGAGAAGGATCGCGGTGAGCGCATCGGTGAAGTGCGCCGCCTCGAGGGCGAGGAGAAGATCCGCGTCAACGAGGTGCGCGACGCCGAGCTGGCGACGCTGCTCACGGGCGAAACGATCCAGCTGGCGCTCAAGGCGGGCACCGTGGAAGAGGCGATCCCGGCCGGGACCGTGCTCACCGCGGAGATGCTCGCCGGCCTCCGCTTCGCGACGCTCGACCTCAAGACGTTCCGGGTGGAGAAGAAGGCGGCCAACGAGCGCGTGCGCGAGATCATCGACGCCGCGAACGAGGAGAAGAGCCGCATCGAGGAGCGGGCGGAAGAGCGCATCGACCGCATCCTGCAGCCCGACGAACTGCCGCCGGGCGTGATTCAGCTGGTGAAGGTCTACCTGGCCGAGAAGCGCAAGATCTCGGTGGGTGACAAGATGGCCGGCCGTCACGGCAACAAGGGTATCGTGGCGCGTATCGTCCCCGAGGAAGACATGCCGTTCCTGCCGAACGGTCGTCCGGTGGACATCGTGCTCAACCCGCTGGGCGTGCCGTCGCGCATGAACGTGGGGCAGATCCTGGAGACCCACCTCGGGTGGGCCGCGAAGCTGCTCAACTTCTACGCGAAGACGCCGGTGTTCGAAGGGGCGAACGAACGCGAAATCGGCCTGCTGCTGAAGCTGGCCGGGCTGCGGTGGGCGCGCGAAACGCTGGTGCTGGGTGAGGCGGCCAGCGACGCCACGCCGGCCGAAGTGAAGGCGCTGCTGGCCGACATCAAGCCGGACCGCCGTCTGCCGGACAAGGTGGAGCTGCTGGCCGACGCCAATCTGAACGACTTCAACGCCAAGGGGATGAGCCCCGAGACGAAGGCGCTGTTCAGCAAGGTGAAGGGCTTCGTGACCGCGGCGGCGCGCACGCTGGCGGAGCGCGAAACGGCGGCGGTGCAGGCGGCGATCGCCGTGCACCGGGCCGGTGACGAGTTGCCGGGCGATGCCACCGCGGCGTCGGCCGCGGCGGCCATTGCCAGCCTGGAGGCCGAGGCGGCGCTGTCGCCGGCCGATACGTTGCGTCGGATCGGCCAGCCCGCGCTGGCGGCCCTGCTGGCCGGGGAAAGCGATGTGGACGCGGCCGCGGCGGAGCTCATTCGCCTGGCCGGCCTCACGCCCACGGGCAAGGCCAAGCTGCGCGACGGACGCACCGGAGAGTTCTTCACCTCGCCGGTCACGGTGGGGGAGATCTACATGCTGAAGCTGTCGCACCTCGTGGACGACAAGATCCATGCACGCTCCATCGGACCCTACTCCCTCGTCACGCAGCAGCCGCTGGCGGGCAAGGCGCAGTTCGGTGGTCAGCGCTTTGGAGAAATGGAGGTGTGGGCGCTGGAGGCGTACGGCGCGGCGCACACGCTGCAGGAAATCCTCACGGTCAAGTCCGACGACGTGAACGGCCGCAGCCGTGTCTACGAGGCGATCGTGAAGGGGCAGAACCTGCCCGAACCGGGCATCCCGGAGTCGTTCAACGTGCTCGTGAAGGAACTCCAGGCGCTGGGCATCAAGGTGACGCTCGGGGCCAGCGATGGCACCGGCGTGGAGCTCATCGATGCCGGCGGCAACAGTAACGGCGGGGAGGAGTAA